In 'Nostoc azollae' 0708, the following are encoded in one genomic region:
- a CDS encoding ParA family protein has translation MGYVIATANMKGGVGKTTLTVNLATCLAKNYGKKVLVLDLDSQISATLSLMSPVEFAKRRKQRKTFRYLIDEIINPDPDAELTIHDIIYPEVCKLPGLDILPGDIDLYDEFVVSEMLHNQSVALGENYFETIWNRFERVLVRDILKPVRGEYDFILLDCAPGYNLMTRSALATSNFYILPAKPEPLSVVGIQLLERRIAQLRDSHEHEAKINIQILGIVFSMSSANLLNGRYYKQVMHRVVEDFGVDKICKAQIPVDVNVAKAVDSFIPVSLLSPNSAGSKAFMQLTQELLQKL, from the coding sequence ATGGGATATGTAATTGCAACCGCAAATATGAAGGGTGGTGTGGGTAAAACTACACTCACCGTTAACTTAGCCACTTGTTTGGCGAAAAATTATGGCAAAAAGGTACTTGTCTTAGATTTAGATAGTCAAATTAGTGCCACACTTAGTCTTATGTCACCGGTAGAGTTTGCAAAACGTCGTAAACAAAGAAAGACTTTTAGATATTTGATAGATGAAATTATTAACCCAGATCCAGATGCTGAATTAACAATTCATGACATCATTTACCCTGAAGTATGTAAGTTGCCAGGATTGGATATTTTGCCTGGAGATATCGACTTATATGATGAATTTGTCGTTTCAGAAATGTTGCATAATCAATCTGTAGCTTTGGGAGAAAATTATTTTGAAACTATTTGGAACCGCTTTGAAAGAGTTTTAGTTAGGGATATTTTAAAACCTGTGCGTGGTGAATATGATTTTATTCTTTTAGATTGCGCCCCCGGTTACAATTTGATGACTCGTAGTGCCTTAGCCACAAGTAATTTCTACATTCTTCCCGCTAAACCAGAACCCTTATCTGTGGTGGGTATTCAATTACTAGAAAGACGCATCGCCCAATTAAGAGACAGTCATGAACATGAAGCAAAGATTAATATCCAAATTTTGGGTATTGTCTTTAGTATGTCCAGTGCTAATCTCTTAAATGGCAGATACTATAAACAGGTAATGCACCGTGTAGTGGAAGATTTTGGTGTTGATAAAATCTGTAAAGCACAAATTCCTGTTGATGTAAATGTTGCTAAAGCGGTTGATAGTTTTATCCCTGTTTCTTTACTGAGTCCTAACTCGGCAGGTTCTAAGGCATTTATGCAACTAACTCAGGAGTTGTTGCAGAAGTTGTAA
- a CDS encoding transcription factor RcaD encodes MTYSSTFSSFKGKDKICRDLGDRELVDYSREIATVKNLPPSQALLKLDPAELPVTDKERKVFDKLSKATAKTAPSEITSLKAAERAEILKNLTERGLISAEIKIPRIKAEVWLTKRGIKFLRDEYSPEGKANINLDLLGNYLRFLRENLRVKPEHVSPPEPSGEEPGVETIINTSDEEILQIIEKLDSELGTENYLPIFHLRQKLQPPMSRDELDQALDRLQKIDKIELRGLVHAQDYTQPGFLTKR; translated from the coding sequence TTGACTTATTCTAGCACTTTTAGCTCTTTTAAGGGAAAGGACAAAATTTGTCGAGATTTAGGCGATCGCGAACTGGTAGACTATTCACGAGAGATTGCTACAGTTAAAAATTTACCCCCAAGTCAGGCTCTGTTGAAATTAGACCCAGCGGAGTTGCCCGTCACTGACAAAGAGCGTAAGGTGTTCGATAAACTCAGTAAAGCTACTGCTAAAACCGCCCCCAGTGAAATCACTTCTCTGAAAGCTGCGGAACGAGCCGAGATATTGAAAAACTTGACTGAACGGGGTTTAATTTCAGCAGAAATCAAAATTCCAAGAATTAAAGCTGAGGTTTGGCTGACTAAAAGAGGGATTAAGTTTTTGCGGGATGAATACAGTCCCGAAGGAAAGGCGAATATCAACCTGGATTTGTTGGGTAATTATTTGCGGTTTTTACGGGAGAATTTACGGGTTAAGCCAGAACATGTTTCTCCACCAGAACCTAGCGGTGAAGAGCCAGGTGTGGAAACTATCATCAATACCAGTGATGAAGAAATTTTACAAATTATTGAGAAATTAGATAGTGAACTGGGTACAGAGAATTATTTACCAATTTTCCATTTACGGCAAAAGTTACAACCGCCAATGTCACGGGATGAATTAGATCAGGCTTTAGATCGGTTACAAAAAATTGACAAAATCGAGCTAAGAGGACTTGTCCACGCTCAAGATTACACCCAACCCGGATTTCTCACAAAAAGATAA
- a CDS encoding sucrose-phosphate phosphatase — translation MKFLFVTDLDHTFIDHTVTDDDKALIELSDRLQHHRQQHATKIVYSTGRSPTLYKELQQEKRFFSPDALVLSVGTEIYLDGSSNTDPEWDSILSPGWQRAEILSVTKKFPELNLQPDSEQRPFKVSFFVKEEALSILPQLQAELETCNLNIKLIYSSGIDLDIVPLTSDKGQAMQFLRRKWKFAAEQTVVCGDSGNDIALFAVGNERGIIVGNARPELLQWHKQNPAAHRYLAQNFHAAGIMEGLYYFGFLE, via the coding sequence GTGAAATTTTTATTCGTGACTGATTTGGATCATACTTTTATAGATCATACCGTTACAGATGATGACAAAGCACTGATAGAATTGAGTGATCGCCTCCAACATCATCGTCAACAACATGCTACAAAGATAGTTTACTCCACTGGGCGATCACCTACTCTTTATAAAGAACTGCAACAGGAAAAAAGATTTTTTTCACCAGATGCACTTGTTCTCTCTGTGGGAACGGAAATCTATCTTGATGGTAGTTCAAACACTGATCCAGAATGGGACAGCATTCTCTCACCTGGATGGCAGCGGGCTGAAATATTATCTGTAACAAAGAAATTTCCTGAATTAAATTTACAACCGGACTCAGAACAGCGTCCTTTCAAGGTGAGTTTTTTCGTCAAAGAAGAAGCTCTGAGTATACTTCCACAACTTCAGGCAGAGTTAGAAACTTGTAACTTAAATATAAAGTTAATTTATAGTAGCGGTATAGACCTTGACATTGTACCTCTTACCAGCGATAAAGGTCAAGCAATGCAGTTTCTACGTCGCAAGTGGAAATTTGCAGCCGAGCAAACAGTTGTATGTGGCGATTCAGGTAATGATATTGCTTTATTCGCTGTAGGTAACGAAAGGGGAATCATTGTCGGGAATGCTCGTCCAGAGTTACTCCAATGGCATAAGCAGAATCCTGCTGCACACCGTTACCTCGCACAAAACTTTCATGCTGCAGGGATTATGGAAGGATTATATTATTTTGGTTTCCTAGAATAG
- a CDS encoding transposase family protein, translated as MPKEGVCLYLVDLRQKPTFEILGLLFDLWRTKANNTFHYWVEILR; from the coding sequence ATCCCAAAGGAGGGAGTATGTCTATACCTAGTAGACCTGAGACAGAAGCCAACATTTGAAATTCTAGGATTATTGTTTGATCTATGGAGGACAAAAGCAAATAACACATTTCATTATTGGGTAGAAATTCTGAGGTAA
- a CDS encoding NYN domain-containing protein, producing MSFTNLSKKTNEYKELKEKPLWQGPPTIKTTTKGREIKPQETSNDMNIGDDINRGRVAIFIDGLNLFHAALQLGIEIDYVKLLCRLTQSSRLLRAFFYTGVDASKEKQQGFLLWMRRNGYRVVTKDILAVAENGKKPNLNVEIAIDMITLAPYYDTAVLVSGDGDLAYAVNAVSSLGSRVEVIGLQTTTSDTLINVADYFIDFDSVKQHIQKDYHVGYSYRTSSSSQL from the coding sequence ATGAGTTTTACTAATCTTAGCAAAAAAACAAACGAATATAAAGAACTTAAAGAAAAACCACTTTGGCAAGGGCCACCCACCATAAAAACTACTACCAAAGGTCGAGAAATCAAGCCCCAAGAGACTAGCAACGACATGAACATTGGAGATGATATCAATCGCGGTCGAGTCGCAATTTTTATTGATGGCTTAAACCTCTTTCACGCTGCTTTGCAACTAGGTATTGAAATCGACTATGTGAAACTGCTTTGTCGTTTAACGCAAAGTTCTCGTCTGTTGCGTGCTTTCTTTTATACTGGAGTCGATGCCAGCAAAGAGAAACAACAAGGGTTTCTGTTATGGATGCGTCGCAATGGTTATCGTGTAGTTACAAAAGATATACTTGCAGTTGCAGAAAATGGCAAAAAACCCAATCTGAATGTAGAAATCGCCATTGATATGATTACTTTAGCGCCTTACTATGATACTGCTGTTTTAGTCAGCGGAGATGGAGATTTAGCTTATGCTGTCAATGCTGTTAGCAGCTTGGGATCTAGGGTAGAAGTAATCGGTTTGCAAACAACGACGAGCGATACTCTGATTAATGTGGCTGATTACTTCATAGATTTTGACAGCGTTAAACAACATATTCAAAAGGATTATCATGTAGGTTACAGTTATCGCACTTCCTCCAGTTCTCAGCTTTAA
- a CDS encoding transposase family protein, with product MLTFEVLGLHFGISKTEAKDTFDYWLEILRNVLPPSLLEQLEKHDSDYAMAIELLTEFHLIVDRMEQPLARPSDNQEQNKYFSGKKK from the coding sequence ATGCTAACATTTGAGGTTTTAGGTTTGCATTTCGGTATATCTAAAACGGAAGCAAAGGACACATTTGATTACTGGCTAGAGATATTACGAAATGTTTTGCCTCCTAGTCTCCTTGAACAGCTAGAAAAACATGATAGCGATTATGCCATGGCGATAGAACTATTGACGGAGTTTCACTTAATAGTGGACAGGATGGAACAGCCACTAGCAAGGCCTTCAGATAATCAGGAGCAAAACAAGTATTTTTCAGGTAAGAAGAAGTAG
- the bioF gene encoding 8-amino-7-oxononanoate synthase, whose protein sequence is MSNNPYGWIEESLETIHRADWYRSVKTIHNRPGAKVMLSGYEVINFASNDYLGLAADERLKQAAIKAIQQNGTGSTGSRLLSGHLELHRELEQMLSSTKQTEDAVVFSSGYLANLGAITAIVGKRDLILSDQYNHSSLKNGAILSGAKVIEYPHCDIAQLTEKLHQERQNYRRCLIITDSIFSMDGDLCPLPELLDIAEEFSCMLLIDEAHATGVIGKTGAGCSEHFGCTGRELIQIGTLSKALGSLGGYIAGSNSLIDFLRNRAPSWIYTTALSPADTAAALAALKIVQQEPELRQQLWQNVNDLKQLIKEHLPNLKLVPTESPILCLQLPDAATALKAAKHLQEAGIFAPAIRPPTVSTSRIRISLMATHERGHIDQLVNALKAMQL, encoded by the coding sequence ATGAGTAATAACCCCTATGGTTGGATAGAGGAATCTTTAGAAACTATACATCGGGCTGACTGGTATCGTTCAGTAAAAACCATTCACAATCGTCCTGGTGCAAAAGTTATGTTATCTGGGTATGAGGTGATTAACTTTGCCAGTAATGATTACTTAGGATTAGCAGCAGATGAACGCTTAAAACAAGCTGCAATCAAAGCTATTCAACAAAATGGAACTGGTAGCACGGGTTCTAGATTACTCAGTGGGCATCTAGAATTACACAGGGAATTAGAGCAAATGCTCTCATCTACCAAACAAACGGAAGATGCAGTAGTATTTAGTTCAGGATATTTAGCTAACTTAGGTGCAATTACCGCCATAGTTGGCAAGCGAGACTTAATATTATCAGATCAATATAATCATTCCAGCTTAAAAAACGGGGCAATTCTTAGCGGTGCAAAAGTAATTGAATATCCCCATTGTGACATAGCCCAATTAACAGAAAAGCTCCATCAAGAACGACAAAATTATCGTCGCTGTTTAATAATCACCGATAGCATCTTTAGCATGGATGGTGATTTATGTCCTTTACCAGAATTATTAGACATAGCTGAAGAATTTAGCTGTATGCTGTTAATTGATGAAGCACACGCCACCGGAGTCATCGGTAAAACTGGTGCAGGTTGTTCAGAACATTTCGGTTGTACAGGTAGAGAATTAATTCAAATTGGCACACTGAGTAAAGCCTTGGGAAGTTTAGGGGGATATATAGCCGGAAGCAACTCCCTCATTGACTTTTTGCGAAATCGCGCCCCCAGTTGGATTTACACCACTGCCCTTTCACCAGCAGACACAGCCGCAGCCTTAGCAGCTTTGAAAATAGTACAACAAGAACCAGAACTTCGTCAGCAATTATGGCAGAATGTAAATGATTTAAAACAATTAATCAAAGAGCATTTACCTAATTTAAAATTAGTACCTACGGAATCACCGATATTATGTTTGCAATTACCTGATGCAGCCACAGCATTAAAAGCCGCAAAACATCTTCAAGAAGCAGGAATTTTTGCTCCCGCAATTCGTCCTCCCACAGTGAGTACCAGTCGGATTAGAATATCACTAATGGCAACCCATGAAAGAGGACATATTGATCAATTAGTTAATGCTTTGAAAGCAATGCAACTATAA
- a CDS encoding glycosyltransferase family 2 protein, protein MPKVSVCIPTYNRAHLLPYAVNSVLAQSYTDFELIICDDGSTDHTAEIVSQWDDRRIRYIRQPVNGGRSRNMCSCFKAASGSYFIKFDDDDAITPEFLERTVAVLDAERSVDFVCTNHWIINQNNERVESATKENSSKWGKDKLKQGLIPDLIRETFINQSLQVGSTLFRRDCLMEVDYMRPEADGCEDFDLLVRLAIADKQGYFLPEFLMEYRFHRGQASLKQNLHFLRAKVFCIDSYKFAAQELEKLRSHKLATTQQALGLRLIEKGDTVEGRRILQQSTQVLGSNKKIMFGLMLSYLPIGLRKLALQVFRRFGPKDYTEQVREASTAVNSKCFFENS, encoded by the coding sequence ATGCCTAAAGTTAGTGTTTGCATTCCCACTTACAACCGCGCACATTTACTTCCTTATGCAGTCAATAGTGTGTTAGCTCAAAGTTACACAGATTTTGAACTAATTATCTGTGATGATGGTTCTACAGATCATACTGCGGAAATAGTCAGTCAATGGGATGATCGACGAATTCGTTATATTAGACAACCTGTTAATGGTGGTCGTAGTCGAAATATGTGTTCTTGTTTTAAAGCTGCTTCTGGTAGTTATTTTATTAAATTTGACGATGATGATGCTATTACTCCTGAATTTTTAGAGAGAACTGTAGCGGTTTTGGATGCAGAAAGGAGTGTAGATTTTGTTTGTACAAATCATTGGATTATTAATCAAAATAATGAAAGAGTTGAATCAGCTACTAAGGAAAATTCTAGTAAGTGGGGAAAGGATAAGCTAAAACAGGGTCTAATTCCCGATTTAATTCGGGAAACTTTTATCAACCAAAGTTTACAAGTTGGTTCAACTTTATTTCGTCGCGATTGTTTAATGGAAGTGGATTATATGCGTCCAGAAGCTGACGGATGTGAGGACTTTGATTTGCTGGTCAGGTTGGCTATTGCTGATAAACAGGGGTATTTTTTACCTGAGTTTTTAATGGAATATCGGTTTCATCGTGGACAGGCTAGTTTAAAACAAAATCTGCATTTTCTGCGTGCTAAGGTTTTTTGTATTGATAGTTACAAGTTTGCTGCTCAGGAGTTGGAAAAATTGCGATCGCACAAATTAGCTACTACCCAGCAAGCTTTGGGTTTAAGGCTAATTGAAAAGGGTGATACGGTGGAGGGAAGGAGAATTTTACAGCAATCAACGCAGGTTTTGGGAAGCAATAAAAAAATCATGTTTGGCTTGATGCTATCTTATTTACCTATTGGTTTACGTAAGTTGGCTTTACAAGTTTTTCGTCGATTTGGTCCCAAGGATTATACTGAGCAGGTGCGGGAAGCTAGTACCGCCGTGAATTCAAAATGCTTCTTTGAGAACAGCTAA
- a CDS encoding dienelactone hydrolase family protein, translated as MNTKESWNVLEQIVTIDLGFVRLKGELIIPPQAQGIVVLAHCSGSSRYSNRNHYLAHLLRQQEGLATMLIDLLTEEEEAIDQRTQHFSCDINFLASRLISITQWLFENHITRHLKVGYFGVERGSCAAFLAALACPMNVGAIVCRSGYTDLASENLSYLQTPTLLIVGGNDCSIIAMNEDAVTEISTQHKQLEIIPGASHKFTEPGAMEEVARLASQWFKCYLTPFDQRELHLHAMPLS; from the coding sequence ATGAATACTAAAGAATCATGGAATGTTTTAGAGCAAATAGTTACCATTGACCTAGGATTCGTGCGACTAAAAGGAGAATTGATTATACCGCCCCAAGCCCAGGGAATTGTTGTACTTGCTCATTGTAGTGGTAGTAGCCGCTATAGTAACCGTAACCATTATTTAGCCCATTTGTTGCGTCAGCAGGAAGGACTAGCAACTATGTTAATTGATTTACTGACTGAAGAAGAAGAAGCGATTGACCAACGTACCCAGCATTTTAGTTGTGATATTAACTTCCTTGCTTCCAGGTTAATTAGTATTACACAATGGTTGTTTGAAAACCACATTACCCGTCATCTAAAAGTCGGTTACTTTGGTGTTGAGAGAGGTAGTTGTGCAGCATTTTTAGCTGCATTAGCTTGTCCCATGAATGTGGGAGCGATAGTTTGCCGCAGTGGGTATACTGATTTAGCTAGTGAAAACCTTTCCTATCTACAGACTCCTACTTTGCTAATTGTCGGTGGTAATGATTGTTCGATAATTGCTATGAATGAGGATGCAGTGACAGAAATTTCCACCCAGCATAAGCAATTAGAGATTATTCCTGGAGCAAGTCACAAGTTTACCGAACCGGGAGCAATGGAAGAAGTAGCCAGATTAGCAAGTCAATGGTTTAAATGTTATCTTACGCCATTTGATCAAAGAGAATTGCATTTACACGCCATGCCGTTAAGTTAA
- a CDS encoding universal stress protein: MFHKVLVALDNSQVSECIFEQALFLTQQNNAEMMLLHVLSPLEDPYINPIFLQPETIYPSLHTDTINQYIQAWDQLKQERLDWMRSLAQTASNTGIKTEFTQSIGDAGRIICELAVNWEADLIIVGRRGRSGISELFLGSVSNYVLHHAHCSVLTLQGLIPVTIPNNHSTQVTSN; encoded by the coding sequence ATGTTTCACAAAGTTTTAGTGGCTTTAGACAACTCCCAAGTGAGTGAGTGCATTTTTGAACAAGCCTTGTTTTTAACACAACAAAATAACGCAGAAATGATGTTGCTTCACGTTTTATCTCCCTTAGAAGATCCTTATATCAACCCTATATTTTTGCAACCAGAAACAATCTATCCATCTTTGCATACTGACACCATTAATCAATATATACAAGCTTGGGATCAACTCAAGCAAGAAAGACTAGATTGGATGCGCTCGCTCGCTCAAACAGCATCAAATACAGGTATCAAAACTGAATTTACCCAAAGTATAGGTGATGCAGGCCGCATCATCTGTGAATTAGCTGTAAATTGGGAAGCTGACTTAATTATAGTCGGTCGTAGGGGACGTTCTGGCATCAGTGAACTTTTCTTAGGTAGTGTCAGCAATTACGTTTTGCATCATGCTCATTGTTCCGTTCTCACTTTGCAAGGCTTAATTCCCGTTACCATACCAAATAACCACAGCACACAAGTAACTAGTAACTGA
- a CDS encoding PAS domain-containing protein — MLDNSFQLTGLLTIEGIVLEANQTALTFGGLQLEDVVTRPFGETYWWKISQSTQDSLRPAIARAAQGEFIRYEVHLGAGNQIATIDFSIRPLKNEFSGVKMLD; from the coding sequence ATTCTCGATAACTCTTTTCAACTTACCGGACTGCTGACAATCGAAGGAATTGTACTGGAGGCCAACCAGACAGCTTTAACTTTTGGTGGACTGCAACTGGAGGATGTGGTAACTAGACCATTCGGGGAAACCTATTGGTGGAAAATTTCCCAGTCAACTCAGGACAGCTTAAGACCAGCTATCGCACGTGCAGCCCAAGGTGAATTTATTCGCTACGAAGTACATTTGGGTGCAGGAAATCAAATCGCCACCATAGACTTTTCTATTCGTCCTCTCAAAAATGAATTCAGTGGTGTGAAAATGCTGGATTGA
- a CDS encoding phosphoribosyltransferase, with amino-acid sequence MVSRFRNRTEAGQILAQHLTAYTNRENLLVLALPRGGVPVAFEVATALNAPLDVCIVRKLGVPGHKELAMGAIASGGIEVLNNDVINTLAINKEIIQGVAAEELQELQRRDRTYRGDAPPINVKNKTIILIDDGIATGSTIGAAIALLKQQQPASIVVAVPVAPRSTYKELHSEVDEIVCLQTPELMSAIGVWYEDFSQTTDEEVRELLGHFRF; translated from the coding sequence ATGGTGAGCAGATTTCGTAACCGCACTGAAGCAGGACAGATATTAGCACAACATCTGACAGCCTATACTAACCGAGAAAACTTACTAGTATTAGCTTTACCTCGTGGGGGTGTGCCGGTGGCTTTTGAAGTAGCCACAGCCTTAAATGCACCTTTGGATGTCTGTATAGTTAGAAAGCTCGGTGTACCTGGACATAAAGAATTGGCCATGGGGGCTATAGCCTCTGGGGGAATAGAGGTACTAAATAACGATGTCATAAATACTTTGGCAATAAACAAAGAGATCATTCAGGGAGTTGCAGCTGAAGAATTGCAAGAATTACAGCGACGCGATCGCACTTATCGGGGTGATGCACCACCCATAAATGTCAAAAATAAAACAATAATCTTGATAGATGACGGTATTGCCACTGGCTCAACCATAGGTGCTGCTATTGCCCTTCTTAAACAACAACAGCCTGCAAGCATTGTTGTAGCAGTTCCAGTTGCACCAAGAAGCACTTACAAAGAATTGCACTCAGAAGTAGATGAAATAGTATGCTTACAAACCCCAGAACTAATGTCTGCTATTGGAGTCTGGTATGAAGACTTTTCCCAAACCACTGATGAAGAAGTACGCGAACTTTTAGGCCATTTTAGATTTTAG
- a CDS encoding HhoA/HhoB/HtrA family serine endopeptidase: MSNQKKDQDNLLPKSHDNAPWKKAAASLSLVLLGSGMTLAGGYLAGNQQQVSDTASKLAVSRVNAAPPLPANTDPNFITQVVQKVGPAVVRINSSRTVQSKLPEEFNDPFFRHFFGSQLPSQERNRVERGTGSGFILSADGRIITNAHVVNGADTVSVTLKDGRTFQGKVVGKDELTDVAVVKIQANNLPTVTLGNSDQLQPGQWAIAIGNPLGLDNTVTTGIISATGRSSNQVGVPDKRVEFIQTDAAINPGNSGGPLLNARGEVVGMNTAIIQGAQGLGFSIPINTAQRISNQLITTGKAQHPYLGIQMVALTPELKQRINSDPNSGLTVNENNGVLIVKVMANSPAAKAGLRAGDVIQMVNNQTVTDPADIQRAVEKTQVGADLRLDIRRNGSSMNLSVKTGTFPTQDQNQS; the protein is encoded by the coding sequence ATGTCAAACCAAAAAAAAGACCAAGATAACCTTTTACCAAAAAGCCATGATAATGCACCTTGGAAAAAAGCAGCGGCCTCTTTATCTTTGGTATTACTAGGATCAGGGATGACCTTAGCAGGTGGGTATTTAGCTGGAAACCAACAGCAGGTATCTGACACTGCATCAAAACTAGCAGTGAGTCGAGTCAATGCGGCTCCCCCGTTACCAGCAAATACTGATCCTAATTTTATTACTCAGGTTGTCCAAAAAGTTGGGCCTGCGGTGGTGCGAATTAATTCCTCCCGCACTGTTCAAAGCAAGTTACCGGAAGAATTTAATGACCCATTTTTTCGCCACTTTTTTGGGTCACAACTACCATCTCAGGAGAGAAATCGGGTAGAAAGGGGTACTGGGTCAGGTTTTATTCTCAGTGCTGATGGTCGAATTATTACCAATGCTCATGTGGTTAATGGCGCGGATACGGTGAGTGTCACCCTTAAAGATGGACGCACTTTTCAAGGTAAAGTGGTAGGGAAAGATGAATTAACTGATGTGGCGGTGGTGAAAATTCAGGCGAATAATTTACCAACAGTGACTTTGGGTAATTCTGACCAATTACAACCGGGACAATGGGCGATCGCAATTGGTAATCCCCTTGGTTTAGATAATACAGTAACTACAGGCATTATCAGCGCCACCGGACGATCTAGCAATCAAGTTGGTGTTCCCGATAAGCGAGTTGAATTTATTCAAACCGACGCAGCAATCAACCCTGGTAACTCAGGTGGTCCTTTGCTGAATGCGCGAGGGGAAGTGGTTGGTATGAATACAGCTATTATTCAAGGGGCGCAAGGCTTGGGATTTTCCATTCCCATCAACACAGCACAACGAATTTCTAATCAACTGATCACAACAGGTAAAGCTCAACATCCATATTTGGGAATTCAAATGGTAGCTTTAACACCTGAGTTGAAGCAACGCATTAACTCAGATCCCAACAGTGGTTTAACTGTCAATGAAAATAATGGTGTGTTGATAGTCAAAGTGATGGCTAATTCACCAGCGGCTAAAGCGGGACTACGCGCAGGAGATGTTATCCAAATGGTGAATAATCAAACAGTTACAGATCCAGCTGATATACAAAGAGCAGTGGAAAAAACTCAAGTTGGAGCAGATTTGCGCCTAGACATACGTCGTAATGGCAGCAGTATGAATCTATCTGTTAAAACTGGTACTTTTCCCACTCAAGACCAAAATCAGTCATAG
- a CDS encoding transposase family protein — translation MPTFEVLGLHFGIWKTEAKDTFHYWLEILRNVFPASLFEQVEKYDSDYAMATQNKRQETKSCPPGVFLLNRSLDL, via the coding sequence ATGCCAACATTTGAGGTTTTAGGTTTGCATTTCGGTATATGGAAAACGGAAGCAAAGGACACATTTCATTACTGGCTAGAGATATTACGAAATGTGTTCCCTGCTAGTCTCTTTGAACAGGTAGAAAAATATGATAGCGATTATGCTATGGCGACTCAGAACAAAAGGCAGGAAACAAAGAGTTGTCCACCAGGGGTATTTTTGTTGAACAGGTCATTAGACTTGTAA
- the ruvA gene encoding Holliday junction branch migration protein RuvA → MISYLKGIVACIQAISSNRVILTLEVNGLGYDLQVPQRLANQLTTTGDVVQIFTHYQVREEVPLLYGFSSPAERDLFRHLLSVTGIGAALAITLLDTLELPELVQAIIAANTQILIQAPGVGKKTAERICLELKSKLIEWRKSAAFFVATGGPAPGILEEVQMTLFALGYTAHEVSHALHVVSENIGLPKDAYVEDWIKQAIGHLSSTQAGV, encoded by the coding sequence ATGATTAGCTATCTAAAAGGTATCGTCGCTTGTATCCAAGCAATTAGCTCTAATCGTGTCATTTTGACCTTAGAGGTAAACGGGTTGGGTTACGATTTGCAAGTTCCGCAACGTTTAGCCAACCAATTAACGACTACTGGAGATGTGGTACAAATTTTTACCCATTACCAGGTTCGGGAAGAAGTGCCTTTACTCTATGGTTTTTCTTCACCAGCCGAACGGGATTTATTTCGTCATTTATTAAGTGTGACTGGTATTGGTGCAGCCTTAGCAATCACACTTTTGGACACTTTGGAATTACCAGAGTTAGTTCAAGCGATTATTGCTGCTAATACCCAAATTTTAATTCAAGCGCCTGGTGTGGGCAAAAAGACCGCTGAACGCATCTGTTTAGAACTGAAAAGCAAGTTGATTGAATGGCGCAAATCAGCAGCCTTTTTCGTGGCTACAGGTGGGCCAGCACCAGGGATACTGGAAGAAGTGCAAATGACACTCTTTGCTTTGGGATATACTGCCCATGAAGTCAGTCATGCCTTGCACGTAGTTAGCGAAAATATTGGTTTACCCAAAGATGCCTATGTGGAAGATTGGATTAAACAAGCGATCGGACATCTTAGCAGTACCCAAGCCGGAGTGTAG